In the genome of Candidatus Lernaella stagnicola, one region contains:
- a CDS encoding YkgJ family cysteine cluster protein → MTAQIPCQRCGKCCFSVTPLTLHDLAVLAEHFEKPPLETWRRVVHAAVLPPSGQLQMRKHEDMRCIFLQSDNTCAVYAAQPRSCSFFHCRQDDQQFVVPWSVTPTSLPDPEAAWQHRVAMEITKTYVYKHGTTFHQGDYVAGLAAIERNAGNDPNAGRNPPYAYVAAAGGTSCPYGADSYSETTLTLDDIERIAEALEIGIDDFFAEFLDDSRGTAGLFRLGGNGHCVFLEENDRCRIENAKPFHCRHASEATGHDQSVRDHVFAGRSTIQEIYRHQLAVNITRHYIDDVGLAYDYNAFRRAMGRLEWLASDQRELIRFWERLHEAPHNSDSGYAYH, encoded by the coding sequence ATGACTGCCCAAATTCCTTGTCAACGGTGCGGCAAATGCTGTTTCTCCGTGACCCCGCTTACCTTGCACGACCTAGCGGTCCTTGCCGAACACTTCGAAAAACCGCCTTTGGAAACCTGGCGGCGCGTCGTGCATGCGGCGGTTCTTCCTCCCTCCGGCCAACTCCAGATGCGCAAGCACGAGGATATGCGGTGCATCTTCCTCCAAAGCGACAACACCTGCGCCGTGTACGCGGCCCAACCCCGTTCCTGCTCCTTTTTCCATTGCCGCCAAGATGACCAGCAATTTGTCGTTCCGTGGTCTGTGACGCCGACTTCCCTGCCCGATCCGGAAGCCGCGTGGCAGCACCGCGTGGCGATGGAAATCACCAAAACCTATGTATACAAACACGGTACGACCTTCCATCAAGGCGACTACGTCGCAGGCCTCGCCGCCATTGAGCGCAACGCCGGCAATGATCCCAACGCCGGACGAAACCCGCCGTACGCCTATGTCGCCGCCGCCGGTGGCACGTCCTGCCCGTACGGTGCGGACTCCTATTCCGAAACAACGCTCACCTTGGATGACATCGAACGAATCGCCGAAGCATTAGAGATCGGCATAGACGACTTCTTTGCCGAATTTCTTGACGACTCCCGTGGTACGGCCGGTCTTTTTCGTCTCGGCGGCAACGGACACTGCGTCTTCCTGGAAGAAAACGACCGTTGCCGGATCGAAAACGCCAAACCTTTCCACTGCCGCCATGCCTCCGAGGCAACCGGTCACGACCAAAGCGTGCGGGACCACGTATTCGCCGGCCGCAGTACGATTCAGGAAATCTACCGGCACCAACTGGCGGTTAACATCACGCGCCACTACATCGACGACGTCGGGCTCGCGTACGATTACAACGCCTTTCGCCGCGCTATGGGTAGGTTGGAATGGCTGGCTTCAGACCAGCGGGAATTGATTCGTTTTTGGGAGCGGTTGCACGAAGCGCCGCATAATAGCGACTCCGGCTACGCCTACCACTAG
- a CDS encoding radical SAM protein: protein MNSRPDILLIQPPLHLVRTDLGASQVSPNIGLAYIAACQRQLGRRVMVIDAHALNWGLARIISEVRVLQPRLIGLSAMTYQILQAAAVAEALKREFPDVPVLLGGAHSTSVPERTLEEFPAFDAVLAGEGEITTGQVLEDSEAGRLRARPGVYVHGGDVTLSCQEAPPLPPLDELPHPAFDLFPLHAYWPFYSRRWIMELPLSSSRGCPWHCTFCTKVMGDRVRFRSPESLLEETARYITDYGLRQVIFTDENFTHKESLVHGYCEGLLRRGIAGRVRLICQSRVTLAEETIALMARAGFTHITFGVESGDQEILDRASKGIKLAQSRRAVEQAKKHGMIVDGNFILGLPYETEATVRKTIDFACSLPLDYASFFLLVPYPGSEVMAMARRGEGYLRLMSDDWKDFGKQTGGALELTSIGRKRLEKLQFMGYLRFYGHPKRWLPVFRKVSLGTVLAFLGMRVRALVRAD, encoded by the coding sequence ATGAACTCGCGCCCTGACATCCTGCTGATTCAGCCGCCGCTGCACCTGGTGCGCACCGACCTGGGCGCCAGCCAGGTCAGCCCCAACATCGGCCTGGCCTACATCGCCGCTTGCCAGCGACAACTCGGACGCCGCGTGATGGTCATCGACGCGCACGCCCTTAATTGGGGCCTCGCGCGTATCATCAGCGAAGTGCGCGTACTGCAGCCGCGGCTGATCGGTTTGTCGGCCATGACCTACCAGATACTGCAAGCGGCGGCCGTCGCCGAGGCTCTCAAGCGCGAGTTTCCCGACGTGCCGGTGCTGCTGGGCGGCGCTCACTCGACTTCGGTGCCCGAACGGACGCTGGAGGAGTTTCCGGCCTTCGACGCGGTGCTAGCCGGCGAGGGCGAGATCACCACCGGGCAGGTGTTGGAAGACAGCGAGGCGGGACGGCTGCGCGCTCGGCCCGGCGTGTACGTGCACGGTGGAGACGTGACGTTGTCTTGTCAGGAAGCGCCGCCGCTACCGCCGCTGGACGAGTTGCCGCATCCGGCGTTTGACTTGTTTCCGCTGCACGCCTATTGGCCTTTCTACTCTCGCCGCTGGATCATGGAATTGCCGCTTTCGTCCTCCCGCGGTTGTCCGTGGCATTGCACGTTTTGCACGAAGGTCATGGGCGACCGCGTGCGCTTCCGGTCGCCGGAAAGTCTGCTGGAAGAGACCGCGCGTTACATCACCGATTACGGCTTGCGGCAGGTCATTTTCACCGATGAGAACTTCACGCATAAGGAGTCGCTGGTACACGGGTATTGCGAGGGGTTGCTGCGCCGAGGCATTGCGGGGCGCGTGCGCCTGATCTGCCAAAGCCGGGTGACGCTCGCCGAGGAAACCATCGCGCTGATGGCGAGGGCCGGTTTCACGCACATCACCTTCGGCGTGGAGTCGGGCGACCAGGAGATACTCGACCGCGCGTCGAAGGGTATCAAGCTGGCGCAAAGCCGGCGGGCGGTTGAGCAGGCCAAGAAACATGGGATGATCGTCGACGGCAATTTCATCCTGGGCCTGCCGTACGAGACCGAGGCGACGGTGCGCAAGACGATCGACTTCGCGTGTTCCTTGCCCTTGGACTACGCCAGTTTCTTTTTGCTCGTGCCCTATCCGGGCAGCGAGGTGATGGCGATGGCGCGGCGGGGCGAAGGCTATCTACGGTTGATGTCGGACGACTGGAAGGATTTCGGCAAGCAAACCGGCGGCGCGCTCGAACTCACCAGCATCGGCCGCAAGCGTTTGGAAAAACTTCAGTTCATGGGGTACCTACGCTTCTATGGGCATCCGAAACGTTGGCTGCCGGTCTTTCGCAAGGTGTCGCTGGGGACGGTCCTGGCCTTCTTGGGGATGCGTGTCCGGGCTTTGGTGCGCGCCGACTAG
- a CDS encoding radical SAM protein, with protein sequence MVPLVTLVNPPRLRQVTKRPSYTAEPHLGLAYIAAFLRRAGFDVRFIDGDVEELSAVETATRALVGDPLYIGFTAPTALVKSAAKVAEEVKRRSPHTPLVLGGYHATVLPEDSLREFSAFDAVAIGEGEFTAVELAEQLRDGGGLAGVDGMAWREDGEIRRGEPRAVCMDLDSFPLPAWDLFPLQAYQAHYSTDRSIIELPVNTGRGCPGRCKFCARVSGRRVRRRSAASILAEVHENVRRYGARAIVFMDESFAHERLLVHEVCRGLIDTGLHRRIYWLCQTRIDSVDRETLRLMAKSGCRHISFGVESGSEEILTSVHKGIGKDIIRRAVSEAQAAHILVDNFFIIGLPGETRETIRETIRFAVELNSDFANFFLLVPYPGTEVYTMAERGEGGLRLLTKDWDLYGIQMGRALELADIPRSKLEQLQFWAYLRFYLRPSRLPNMLRMVNLKVLPVYLWNLFGGWLRGSKNNDELAP encoded by the coding sequence ATGGTGCCGCTTGTTACGCTAGTCAATCCGCCGCGCCTGCGGCAGGTCACCAAACGCCCCAGCTACACGGCCGAGCCGCACCTGGGATTGGCGTATATCGCCGCGTTTTTGCGTCGCGCCGGTTTCGACGTGCGTTTCATCGACGGCGACGTAGAAGAGTTGTCGGCGGTGGAAACGGCTACGCGGGCGCTGGTCGGCGATCCTTTGTACATCGGCTTCACCGCGCCGACGGCCTTGGTCAAGAGCGCGGCGAAGGTGGCCGAAGAGGTCAAGCGCCGCTCGCCGCACACGCCGCTGGTGTTGGGCGGGTACCACGCCACGGTGTTGCCGGAAGATTCGCTACGCGAGTTTTCGGCTTTCGACGCGGTGGCGATCGGCGAGGGTGAATTCACCGCGGTGGAACTGGCCGAGCAATTGCGCGACGGCGGCGGCCTGGCGGGCGTCGACGGGATGGCGTGGCGGGAGGACGGCGAAATCCGGCGCGGTGAGCCGCGGGCTGTCTGTATGGACTTGGATTCCTTTCCCTTGCCGGCGTGGGATTTGTTTCCGCTGCAAGCTTACCAGGCGCATTACAGCACCGATCGGTCGATTATCGAGCTGCCGGTCAACACCGGGCGGGGTTGCCCCGGTAGGTGCAAGTTCTGCGCGCGGGTTTCGGGGCGTCGTGTCCGGCGGCGGTCGGCGGCGAGCATCCTGGCGGAGGTTCACGAGAACGTCCGGCGCTACGGTGCGCGGGCGATCGTGTTCATGGACGAGTCCTTCGCGCACGAACGCCTGTTGGTGCACGAGGTGTGCCGCGGGTTGATCGACACCGGGCTGCACCGACGCATCTACTGGCTGTGCCAAACGCGCATCGATTCGGTGGACCGGGAAACCTTACGGCTGATGGCTAAGTCCGGCTGCCGGCACATTTCCTTCGGCGTGGAGTCAGGCAGCGAAGAGATTCTTACTTCGGTACACAAGGGCATCGGCAAGGACATCATTCGACGGGCGGTGAGCGAGGCGCAGGCGGCGCACATTCTGGTCGACAACTTTTTCATCATCGGCCTGCCGGGCGAAACCCGCGAGACGATTCGCGAGACCATTCGCTTCGCCGTGGAACTGAATTCCGATTTCGCGAATTTTTTCCTGCTCGTACCCTATCCCGGCACCGAGGTCTACACGATGGCCGAACGCGGCGAGGGCGGCCTGCGCTTGCTGACCAAGGACTGGGACCTCTACGGCATCCAGATGGGGCGGGCGCTGGAACTTGCCGACATACCACGCTCGAAACTGGAGCAGTTGCAGTTTTGGGCTTACCTGCGCTTCTATTTGCGGCCGAGCCGTTTGCCGAATATGTTGCGAATGGTCAACTTGAAAGTGCTGCCCGTCTACCTGTGGAACCTGTTCGGCGGTTGGCTGAGAGGATCGAAAAACAACGATGAACTCGCGCCCTGA
- a CDS encoding endonuclease/exonuclease/phosphatase family protein encodes MPFYNRLFWEIKNPVDRKRAAARLRALRALIRKNVAAKRLQDRLLIATWNLRDFDNNQYGHGYRLPESLFYIAEVISAFDIVAVQEINEDMKSFERLMKILGPDWDFIATDVTAGHGGNGERMTFVYDKRKVRFCNIAGEIVLPKTKRIRGDIQFARTPFLVAFQAGWLKYNLCTVHIYYGAKSGAKMKRRIDEIDAIAEFLADRAKAADENFVILGDFNIVDPTHKTMAALEHHGFFIPPELKKKPTNMFQTNHYDQISFKVKPEQLQFVGEKKSSGALPIYDAVFRNNDADFKAYFDFMTPELRDFDDKGKKRTAAGRRDYYWRKWRTWQMSDHLPMWIELQIDFSQDYLKHVEARSAEEIG; translated from the coding sequence ATGCCGTTCTACAACCGCCTGTTTTGGGAAATTAAGAATCCGGTCGACCGCAAGCGGGCGGCCGCTCGCCTGCGGGCACTGCGCGCCTTGATTAGAAAGAACGTGGCAGCCAAGCGTCTGCAGGACCGCCTGCTGATCGCCACGTGGAATCTGCGCGATTTCGACAACAACCAGTACGGCCACGGCTACCGTTTGCCCGAATCCCTGTTCTACATCGCCGAAGTGATCTCCGCCTTCGACATCGTGGCCGTCCAGGAAATCAACGAAGACATGAAATCCTTCGAGCGCCTCATGAAAATCCTCGGGCCCGATTGGGACTTCATCGCCACCGACGTCACCGCGGGTCACGGCGGCAACGGCGAGCGCATGACCTTCGTGTACGACAAACGCAAGGTGCGCTTCTGCAACATCGCCGGCGAAATCGTACTGCCCAAGACCAAGCGCATTCGCGGCGACATTCAGTTTGCCCGCACGCCCTTCCTGGTCGCGTTCCAGGCAGGTTGGCTCAAATACAACCTTTGCACGGTGCACATTTATTACGGCGCGAAATCCGGCGCCAAAATGAAACGCCGCATCGACGAAATCGACGCCATCGCCGAGTTCCTGGCCGATCGCGCCAAGGCCGCCGACGAGAATTTCGTGATCCTCGGCGACTTCAATATTGTCGATCCGACCCACAAGACGATGGCGGCCTTGGAGCACCACGGCTTTTTCATTCCGCCGGAATTGAAAAAGAAGCCGACCAACATGTTCCAGACCAACCACTACGACCAGATCAGCTTCAAGGTCAAACCGGAGCAGCTTCAATTCGTCGGTGAGAAAAAAAGCTCCGGCGCCCTGCCGATCTACGACGCGGTCTTCCGCAACAACGACGCCGATTTCAAGGCCTACTTCGATTTCATGACGCCCGAATTACGCGACTTCGACGACAAGGGCAAAAAGCGCACCGCCGCCGGTCGGCGTGACTACTACTGGCGGAAATGGCGCACGTGGCAGATGTCGGACCACCTTCCGATGTGGATCGAACTGCAAATCGACTTTAGCCAGGACTACCTCAAGCACGTCGAAGCCCGTAGCGCGGAGGAAATCGGGTAG
- a CDS encoding class I SAM-dependent methyltransferase: MSNELIAREFAHYQEHKRYLLHFLERDRTECGRWLIRATLATWDRQLAFLNPAWIRGRRVLEVGCGNPRVTQYFRHLGAAHAVGNDLSQAFAARGLRRSHNYAFDAVFPAPADTEIIYGDFTGSAVQDLTFDTVACFQSLHHIHLEGFVAACERVLRPGGHVLISDPVGDHPLRRLANAVGRASGLLSPDEKARCAQEVIDAFRGRGFDLVETRSLNPTLEIYFQLTELVTPLSPRLAFWLKTPMAWWRPVENWLEQRVLPRHPRWGWRYYLVFRKAGDNNE, translated from the coding sequence ATGTCAAACGAACTCATCGCCCGGGAATTTGCACACTACCAGGAGCACAAGCGCTACCTGTTGCACTTCCTTGAGCGCGACCGGACCGAGTGCGGCCGGTGGTTGATTCGCGCCACGTTGGCGACCTGGGACCGCCAACTTGCGTTCTTGAATCCCGCCTGGATTCGCGGCCGCCGTGTACTCGAAGTCGGCTGCGGCAACCCGCGGGTGACTCAGTATTTCCGCCACCTGGGCGCCGCGCACGCCGTCGGCAATGACCTGAGCCAGGCCTTCGCGGCTCGCGGCCTGCGGCGCAGTCACAACTACGCCTTCGACGCCGTTTTCCCCGCGCCCGCCGACACCGAAATCATCTACGGCGACTTCACCGGGTCGGCCGTTCAAGACCTCACCTTCGACACCGTGGCGTGCTTCCAATCGTTGCACCACATCCACCTGGAAGGTTTCGTTGCCGCCTGCGAGCGCGTGCTGCGTCCGGGCGGACACGTGCTCATTTCCGATCCGGTGGGCGACCATCCGCTGCGCCGCCTCGCCAACGCGGTAGGCCGGGCGTCGGGATTACTGAGCCCGGACGAAAAAGCGCGATGCGCCCAAGAAGTGATCGACGCCTTTCGCGGTCGCGGTTTCGATCTGGTCGAAACCCGCAGCCTCAACCCGACGCTGGAAATCTACTTCCAACTAACCGAACTCGTGACGCCGCTTTCACCTCGCCTCGCCTTCTGGTTGAAGACACCCATGGCGTGGTGGCGGCCGGTGGAAAATTGGCTCGAACAACGCGTGTTACCCCGCCACCCGCGGTGGGGATGGCGTTACTACCTCGTATTTCGCAAGGCGGGAGACAACAATGAGTGA
- a CDS encoding radical SAM protein, giving the protein MSEFTDARVAFLQGNAINESLGLTDLAGHLKNLGVSTRLFLETEEKHLADNLHRFSPDLVVIPCDLLGHNTGLRLARLAGESVAAPVVLGGTHPTFFPNIVERDGVDYAFAGEAEGVVADLLQAVRRREDPSGIPNLIHRTQGGHRVNPLRPLVADLADFAMPDREIYYRYDFIARFPWKKFSTGRGCLNSCGYCFNPAYRAMTGGHRGFFRRKAPERICREINAVRWQYGLGIAHFSDDLFSSGVGWLEKFIEVYRVRCGVPFSCNVFATTINETTVAQLHDAGCRVIAMGVEVADDKLRRDVMNKPVTAAQILAAAELVKRAGIKLVTFNILGVPWGSVEQDIDTLLLNRRMRSDHNRVSVLVPFPKSVLTEKLIDGGHLCADFDERIYEVDDLPHWPAESLFKRRDVEQTMRLFRLWHLLLRLPLGKRAIRRLLRSRLARWLAPLSLLMALRNEKTIFNLSWPAGFRYFLHVKSPALKTTNYVSFI; this is encoded by the coding sequence ATGAGTGAGTTCACCGACGCCCGGGTTGCCTTCTTGCAGGGCAACGCTATCAACGAATCCCTCGGCCTGACCGACCTGGCGGGCCACCTGAAAAACCTCGGCGTTTCCACGCGCCTGTTTTTGGAAACCGAGGAAAAACACCTCGCCGACAACCTGCACCGCTTCTCGCCGGATCTGGTCGTGATTCCCTGCGACCTGCTGGGTCACAATACCGGCTTGCGCCTGGCGCGCCTGGCCGGGGAGTCCGTGGCCGCGCCGGTCGTGTTGGGCGGCACGCATCCGACGTTCTTTCCCAACATCGTCGAGCGCGACGGTGTCGATTACGCGTTTGCCGGGGAAGCCGAGGGCGTGGTCGCCGACCTGCTGCAGGCCGTGCGGCGGCGCGAAGATCCAAGCGGCATTCCCAATTTGATCCACCGCACCCAGGGCGGTCACCGGGTCAACCCGCTGCGCCCGCTGGTAGCCGATCTGGCCGATTTTGCGATGCCCGACCGTGAGATTTACTACCGCTACGACTTCATCGCCCGCTTCCCGTGGAAGAAATTTTCCACCGGCCGCGGCTGTCTTAACTCGTGCGGCTACTGTTTCAACCCGGCCTACCGCGCCATGACGGGCGGACACCGAGGGTTCTTCCGCCGCAAGGCACCCGAACGTATCTGCCGCGAGATCAACGCCGTGCGCTGGCAGTATGGACTGGGCATCGCGCATTTCTCCGACGACCTGTTTTCCAGCGGCGTGGGGTGGTTGGAGAAATTCATCGAAGTCTACCGCGTTCGCTGCGGCGTGCCCTTTTCGTGCAACGTCTTCGCCACGACGATCAACGAAACCACCGTCGCCCAACTTCACGACGCCGGTTGCCGCGTGATCGCCATGGGTGTCGAGGTCGCCGACGACAAGCTGCGCCGCGACGTGATGAACAAGCCGGTCACCGCCGCGCAAATCCTCGCCGCCGCCGAGCTCGTCAAGCGCGCCGGCATCAAGCTGGTCACCTTCAACATTCTGGGGGTCCCGTGGGGTTCGGTGGAGCAGGATATCGACACCCTGCTGCTCAACCGGCGCATGCGAAGCGACCACAACCGGGTTTCGGTGCTCGTGCCCTTCCCCAAAAGCGTCCTGACCGAAAAGCTGATCGACGGCGGCCACCTGTGCGCCGATTTCGACGAGCGCATCTACGAAGTGGACGACCTGCCACACTGGCCCGCCGAATCGCTGTTCAAGCGGCGCGATGTCGAACAAACCATGCGCCTGTTCCGCCTCTGGCACCTGTTGCTGCGCCTGCCGCTGGGCAAGCGCGCCATACGGCGTTTGCTTCGTTCGCGCCTGGCCCGATGGCTCGCGCCGTTGTCGCTACTCATGGCCCTGCGCAACGAAAAAACGATATTCAATCTTTCCTGGCCGGCGGGCTTCCGTTACTTCCTGCACGTGAAAAGCCCGGCCCTGAAAACAACGAATTACGTTTCGTTCATCTAG
- a CDS encoding radical SAM protein has protein sequence MRVLLADPPYRVSYKKYIIPNLGLAYLAAVLRDAGHEVEAFSASLHRDPYAAFAEHLARWRPDWLGLSAPTCKIVQAARLAGIAKENNPEVQTVIGGWHMSAAPEQTMADYPVFDFGIDGEAEAAIVALVGGEDPHGIGGAYHRQDGAVVAPREPITPPDLDALPRPAWDLFDLNLSRPMYRDEPGALDYPLMAKRGCPFNCLFCKKDNYRTVRFRNVEDVVAEMIEAVERWGADGIQFFDETFTLDRRHIVDLCEAIIAAGLPARLRWNAATRFDCVDRELIHLMRRANCRVLQFGAESGSEHVLRANRKNTTLAQARDAVAWCREAGIESDVSFIFGMPYDDRRSVLDTARFSRELNPDFVAYFTFIPYPGTPAGDLAAVGEANLRVLHRDYENYEQQYSLPAELQDYPAWRLTWLRLFSYARFYFRPGKWRRLRTMLDLSTLPIIFIDLVGNLRGARRT, from the coding sequence GTGCGCGTGTTGCTGGCCGATCCGCCCTACCGGGTGAGCTACAAAAAGTACATCATCCCCAACCTGGGGCTGGCGTATTTGGCGGCCGTGCTGCGCGACGCCGGGCACGAAGTCGAAGCGTTTTCCGCCTCGCTGCACCGCGATCCCTACGCCGCTTTTGCCGAGCACTTGGCGCGTTGGCGGCCCGACTGGCTGGGGCTTTCGGCGCCCACCTGCAAGATCGTCCAGGCCGCGCGGCTGGCCGGCATCGCCAAGGAAAACAATCCCGAGGTGCAAACGGTCATCGGCGGCTGGCACATGAGCGCCGCGCCTGAGCAAACGATGGCCGACTACCCCGTCTTCGATTTCGGCATCGACGGGGAGGCCGAAGCGGCAATCGTCGCGTTGGTGGGTGGGGAGGATCCGCACGGGATCGGCGGGGCGTATCATCGCCAAGACGGCGCCGTGGTGGCGCCGCGGGAACCGATCACGCCGCCGGATTTGGACGCCTTGCCCCGTCCGGCCTGGGACCTGTTCGACCTGAATTTGTCCCGGCCGATGTACCGCGACGAGCCGGGCGCGCTGGACTACCCGCTCATGGCCAAACGCGGTTGTCCTTTCAATTGCCTCTTTTGCAAAAAGGACAACTACCGCACCGTGCGCTTCCGCAACGTCGAGGACGTCGTGGCCGAAATGATCGAAGCCGTGGAGCGGTGGGGCGCCGACGGCATTCAGTTTTTCGACGAGACCTTCACGCTCGACCGCCGCCATATCGTCGACTTGTGCGAGGCGATCATCGCCGCCGGCTTGCCCGCGCGCTTGCGCTGGAACGCCGCCACACGCTTTGATTGTGTCGACCGGGAATTGATCCACCTGATGCGCCGCGCCAACTGCCGCGTGCTGCAGTTCGGTGCTGAATCCGGCAGCGAACACGTGCTGCGCGCCAATCGTAAAAACACGACACTTGCCCAAGCCCGCGACGCTGTCGCCTGGTGCCGTGAGGCGGGCATTGAGTCCGACGTTTCGTTCATCTTCGGCATGCCGTACGACGACCGCCGCAGCGTGCTGGACACCGCGCGTTTTTCCCGCGAGTTGAACCCGGATTTCGTCGCCTACTTCACCTTCATTCCCTACCCGGGCACACCGGCGGGAGATTTGGCGGCGGTGGGCGAGGCCAACCTTCGCGTGCTGCATCGCGACTACGAAAACTACGAGCAGCAGTATTCGCTGCCGGCCGAGTTGCAAGATTATCCGGCATGGCGGCTCACCTGGCTGCGCCTGTTTTCCTACGCGCGCTTCTACTTCCGCCCCGGTAAATGGCGGCGGCTGCGTACGATGCTCGACCTGTCAACATTACCTATTATTTTTATAGATTTAGTAGGGAATCTACGTGGCGCACGCCGCACGTAG